From one Armatimonadota bacterium genomic stretch:
- a CDS encoding 8-amino-7-oxononanoate synthase: protein MDPISRRISELATRVASIQRRGIYPYLQPVAAIDGAHVTIGRRRMLLASSYSYLGLLGDPRITAAAQEALACYGTGTHGVRLLAGNTDLHDRAEERIARFVGAEACVLYSSGYLANFAAISALVGRNDVVICDKLNHASIVDGCLLSGARFVRVPHNDMTAFDRALAGVPEGVGRLVVVDAVFSMDGDVINLPALTEICRRHGAWLMVDESHSLGVLGPRGEGIEAHFCLPGVIDIKMSSVSKSIPSAGGYIAGRRDLITFLKHASRAFVFSAALPPASAAAVMAALDVMEAEPHRVARLRAHVRRLRGALRAGGISVRDDPTPIIPVIVGDDERAWHLTHLLDERGIFVLPIVPPAVPPSTSRLRVTVTAAHSEQEVDAIAAALLAAWREVALAPAEG, encoded by the coding sequence GTGGACCCAATCAGCAGACGCATCAGCGAGCTCGCCACCCGCGTGGCGAGTATCCAGAGGCGAGGGATCTACCCATACCTCCAACCCGTGGCCGCCATCGACGGCGCCCACGTGACCATCGGCAGGCGGCGGATGCTGCTGGCATCCTCCTACTCCTACCTGGGGCTGCTGGGCGACCCGCGGATCACGGCGGCCGCGCAGGAGGCCCTGGCCTGCTACGGCACCGGGACCCACGGCGTGCGGCTGCTAGCAGGCAACACCGATCTGCACGACCGGGCGGAGGAGCGTATCGCCCGCTTCGTGGGCGCCGAGGCCTGTGTCCTTTACTCCAGCGGCTACCTGGCCAACTTCGCGGCCATCTCGGCGCTGGTGGGGCGCAACGACGTGGTGATCTGCGACAAGCTCAACCACGCCAGCATCGTGGACGGGTGTCTGCTCTCCGGAGCCCGGTTCGTCCGGGTTCCACACAACGACATGACCGCCTTCGACCGGGCCCTGGCAGGGGTGCCCGAAGGGGTCGGCCGGCTGGTGGTGGTGGACGCCGTCTTCAGCATGGACGGCGACGTCATCAACCTGCCCGCCCTGACCGAGATCTGCCGGCGCCACGGGGCCTGGCTGATGGTGGACGAATCGCACTCCCTGGGGGTCCTCGGCCCAAGAGGCGAGGGCATCGAGGCACACTTCTGCCTGCCCGGGGTCATCGACATCAAGATGAGCTCCGTCTCCAAGAGCATCCCCTCCGCCGGGGGGTACATCGCCGGGAGGCGCGACCTGATCACCTTCCTCAAGCACGCCTCGCGGGCATTCGTATTCTCTGCGGCCCTACCCCCGGCCAGCGCCGCGGCGGTAATGGCCGCGCTGGACGTGATGGAGGCCGAGCCACATCGGGTGGCCCGCCTGCGGGCGCACGTCCGGCGTCTGCGTGGCGCGCTGCGGGCCGGGGGAATCTCGGTGCGCGACGACCCCACCCCCATCATCCCGGTGATCGTTGGCGACGACGAGCGGGCGTGGCACCTGACCCACCTGCTGGACGAGCGCGGCATCTTCGTGCTGCCCATCGTCCCGCCCGCGGTGCCCCCGTCCACCAGTCGCCTGCGCGTCACCGTGACCGCGGCGCACTCCGAGCAGGAGGTAGACGCCATCGCCGCCGCCCTGCTGGCCGCCTGGCGGGAGGTGGCCCTGGCTCCTGCAGAGGGCTGA
- a CDS encoding acetate--CoA ligase family protein, whose translation MDPTLLPFFRPRGVALVGASHDPGKLGHAVAANLVHCGYRGAVHLVNPRGGRLFDRPVYPHLAAVPDPVDLAVLIVPAAAVPDALRACASRGIRAAVVLSGGFREVGPEGQALEEECRRLAHELGIRLLGPNCVGLIDTHLPLDVTFLPPPGSLPGEVAFISHSGAICAAVTDWASGQGFGLSLLISLGNQADLTESDVLAPVAEDPYTRVLTLYLEGIGQGRRFVEEAAAVARRKPIVALKVGRSAGGRCAAASHTGALAGEEAAYDAAFRRAGVLRAQTSEELFDWSRALAWCPLPAGPAVAVLTNAGGPGVIAADAVERSGLHLAELQAETQAALRQFLPPLASLRNPVDILASASPEDYARSLRLLLADPGVHSALVILPPPPRDPAEAVVEAIVPVVRAAAKPVVVALMGEALVRVAGERLRAAHVPEYRSPERAAGALAALWRRAEVLARPPSVPVRFPDADRGEAGRLLAELSSATGEILLPQRAARVVAAYGIPHAPGEFAASAHEAVEVARRIGFPVALKVVSLQIVHKSEAGGVLLDLPDAAAVATGFFRIMTDVRRFAPRAHALGVYVQPMLPPGQEVVVGAVRDPQFGPLVMFGSGGVEVEELRDVAFALAPLTEEDADYLLQTTWAGRRLRGYRHLPPADRSAVRQVLLRVAQLADEVPEIAEVEINPLRVFPAGQGAVAVDTRVRLQAADAAGLLRQAG comes from the coding sequence ATGGATCCCACACTCCTTCCCTTCTTTCGCCCCCGGGGGGTCGCGCTCGTGGGGGCGTCCCACGATCCGGGCAAGCTCGGCCATGCGGTGGCGGCCAACCTGGTGCACTGCGGCTACCGGGGCGCGGTGCACCTGGTCAACCCGCGGGGTGGCCGGCTCTTTGACCGTCCGGTCTATCCTCACCTGGCGGCTGTCCCCGACCCGGTTGACCTGGCGGTCCTCATCGTGCCGGCGGCGGCGGTCCCGGATGCGCTGCGTGCCTGCGCCTCCCGGGGCATCCGCGCCGCCGTGGTGCTCTCCGGGGGATTCCGCGAGGTGGGGCCGGAGGGCCAGGCGCTGGAGGAGGAATGCCGCCGCCTCGCCCACGAGCTCGGCATCCGGCTGCTTGGCCCCAACTGCGTGGGTCTGATCGACACCCACCTCCCCCTGGACGTCACCTTCCTGCCGCCGCCGGGTTCCCTGCCGGGGGAGGTGGCTTTCATCTCGCATTCCGGAGCCATTTGCGCCGCGGTCACGGACTGGGCCAGCGGGCAGGGGTTCGGGCTCTCCCTGCTGATCAGTCTGGGCAACCAGGCCGACCTCACAGAGAGCGACGTGCTGGCCCCGGTGGCCGAGGATCCGTACACCCGCGTTCTCACCCTCTACCTGGAGGGGATAGGGCAGGGACGGCGGTTCGTGGAGGAGGCCGCTGCCGTAGCGCGGCGCAAGCCCATCGTGGCGCTGAAGGTGGGGCGGTCGGCCGGCGGACGGTGCGCCGCCGCCTCGCACACCGGTGCTCTGGCCGGAGAGGAGGCGGCCTACGACGCCGCATTCCGCCGTGCCGGGGTCCTTCGCGCCCAGACCAGCGAGGAGCTGTTCGACTGGTCGCGCGCCCTGGCCTGGTGCCCGCTACCGGCGGGGCCCGCGGTGGCGGTGCTGACCAATGCCGGTGGGCCGGGCGTTATCGCCGCCGATGCGGTGGAGCGCAGCGGTCTCCACCTTGCCGAGCTGCAAGCAGAGACCCAGGCCGCGCTGCGTCAGTTCCTCCCTCCGCTGGCCAGCCTACGCAACCCGGTGGACATCCTGGCCTCCGCCTCTCCGGAGGACTACGCCCGTAGCCTGCGCCTGCTGTTGGCCGACCCCGGCGTGCACAGTGCGCTGGTGATCCTGCCACCGCCGCCCCGCGACCCGGCGGAGGCTGTGGTCGAGGCCATCGTCCCGGTGGTTCGCGCCGCCGCCAAGCCTGTGGTAGTGGCGTTGATGGGCGAGGCGCTCGTGCGCGTCGCCGGCGAGCGCCTGCGGGCCGCGCATGTGCCGGAGTACCGTTCCCCGGAGCGTGCGGCGGGCGCGCTGGCCGCTCTCTGGCGACGGGCAGAGGTGCTCGCCCGTCCACCCTCTGTCCCGGTGCGCTTCCCCGATGCCGACCGGGGAGAGGCAGGCCGTCTGCTGGCGGAGCTGTCTTCCGCCACGGGAGAGATCCTCCTCCCCCAGCGTGCCGCACGGGTGGTGGCGGCCTACGGTATTCCGCACGCGCCGGGAGAGTTCGCGGCATCTGCCCATGAGGCTGTGGAGGTGGCACGGCGCATCGGCTTCCCCGTGGCCCTCAAGGTGGTCTCCTTACAGATCGTCCACAAGTCCGAGGCAGGCGGGGTCCTTCTGGATCTGCCCGATGCTGCCGCCGTTGCAACGGGGTTTTTCCGCATTATGACCGACGTGCGCCGGTTTGCGCCCCGGGCGCACGCCCTGGGGGTGTACGTGCAGCCCATGCTCCCTCCGGGGCAGGAGGTGGTGGTGGGAGCGGTGCGCGACCCGCAGTTCGGGCCCCTGGTCATGTTCGGCTCGGGCGGGGTGGAGGTGGAGGAACTGCGCGACGTGGCCTTCGCCCTGGCACCACTCACGGAGGAGGACGCCGACTACCTGCTGCAGACCACCTGGGCGGGACGCAGGCTGCGTGGCTACCGCCACCTCCCCCCTGCAGACCGCTCCGCCGTACGCCAGGTCCTCCTGCGCGTGGCGCAGCTTGCCGATGAGGTCCCCGAGATCGCCGAGGTGGAGATCAATCCCCTGCGGGTCTTTCCGGCCGGGCAGGGCGCGGTGGCGGTGGACACCCGCGTGCGCCTGCAGGCGGCGGACGCCGCCGGGTTGTTGCGGCAGGCGGGCTGA
- a CDS encoding ABC transporter substrate-binding protein, whose protein sequence is MAVRVFGWMWAVVPVVVVALLAAPLPAGSAQATPQDVLIFGSTSDVETMDPQVTVDNIAWRAIYYCYDRLVQLKGGTTEVAPQLAESWTISPDGKTFTFRLRRGVKFTDGTPLDARAVQFSFTRLLKMGKGAAGLWDGILDASGITVVNPTTIRFTLKTPFAPFLGSLATDQASIVSPGVMKHESGGDMGQAWLAGNSAGSGPFRLKEWRRGERLVLERNPTYWGRKPALRQVIIRNIPDPAVLRDLLERGEVDMGETLTDDQLDALKGKPGITVFEAPSFLVTYLYLNNKNPYLSKVKVRQAISYAIDYEGIIRGVKKGRAVQMRGPIPQGMAGHDKTVFQYTRNVARARQLLAEAGYPQGFELSLLIDPGIREWADIATIVQANLAEVGIKVKIEGFARPTMRAKLDKADFDMATGFWTPDYPDADMFTWFWFYSKNGGLAGNRSFYVNPQMDRLVVAQRQETDPAKRLALFRQIQKIAVEDAVYVYLHQAIYRIPMRDRVRGYVYNPMLLFMPNFNGISKGP, encoded by the coding sequence ATGGCTGTGAGAGTCTTTGGCTGGATGTGGGCGGTCGTTCCGGTAGTGGTGGTGGCGTTGTTGGCCGCACCGCTGCCGGCGGGGTCCGCCCAGGCGACCCCGCAGGATGTGCTCATCTTCGGATCCACCAGCGACGTGGAGACCATGGACCCTCAGGTCACCGTGGACAACATCGCCTGGAGGGCCATCTACTACTGTTACGACCGGCTCGTCCAGCTCAAGGGCGGCACCACGGAGGTGGCGCCCCAGCTGGCGGAGTCGTGGACCATCTCTCCCGACGGGAAGACCTTTACCTTCCGCCTGCGCCGTGGCGTGAAGTTCACCGACGGCACACCGCTGGACGCCAGGGCGGTGCAGTTCAGCTTCACTCGCTTGCTGAAGATGGGCAAGGGCGCCGCCGGCCTGTGGGACGGGATCCTGGACGCCAGTGGCATCACCGTGGTGAACCCCACGACCATCCGCTTCACCCTGAAGACCCCGTTCGCGCCCTTCCTGGGGTCGCTGGCCACCGACCAGGCCAGCATCGTCAGTCCGGGCGTGATGAAGCACGAGAGCGGAGGGGACATGGGGCAGGCCTGGCTGGCCGGAAACAGCGCCGGCAGCGGGCCGTTCCGCCTCAAGGAGTGGCGGCGTGGGGAGCGCCTGGTGCTGGAGCGCAACCCCACCTACTGGGGCCGCAAGCCGGCCCTGCGTCAGGTGATCATCCGCAACATCCCCGACCCGGCGGTCCTGCGGGACCTGCTAGAGCGGGGAGAGGTGGACATGGGGGAGACGCTGACGGACGACCAGCTGGACGCACTCAAGGGCAAGCCCGGCATCACCGTCTTCGAGGCGCCTTCATTCCTGGTGACCTACCTGTACCTGAACAACAAGAACCCCTACCTCTCCAAGGTAAAGGTCCGCCAGGCCATCTCCTACGCCATCGACTACGAAGGGATCATTCGCGGGGTGAAGAAAGGCCGGGCGGTGCAGATGCGCGGTCCCATCCCCCAGGGCATGGCGGGGCACGACAAGACGGTCTTCCAGTACACCCGCAATGTGGCCCGCGCCCGGCAGCTGCTGGCGGAGGCCGGCTACCCCCAGGGGTTCGAGCTCAGCCTGCTCATCGACCCGGGCATCCGGGAATGGGCGGACATCGCCACCATCGTCCAGGCCAACCTGGCGGAGGTGGGCATCAAGGTTAAGATCGAAGGGTTCGCCCGCCCTACCATGCGGGCCAAGCTGGACAAGGCGGACTTCGACATGGCCACGGGCTTCTGGACCCCCGACTATCCCGACGCGGACATGTTCACCTGGTTCTGGTTCTACTCCAAGAACGGCGGGCTGGCGGGAAACCGGTCCTTTTACGTCAACCCGCAGATGGACCGGCTGGTGGTGGCGCAGCGGCAGGAGACCGACCCGGCCAAGCGCCTGGCTCTCTTCCGGCAGATCCAGAAGATCGCCGTAGAGGACGCCGTCTACGTCTACCTGCACCAGGCCATCTACCGCATCCCCATGCGGGACCGCGTCCGGGGCTACGTCTACAACCCCATGCTGCTGTTCATGCCCAACTTCAACGGGATCTCCAAAGGGCCCTAG
- a CDS encoding pyridoxal phosphate-dependent aminotransferase family protein, which translates to MPRYVMESAPAAETVISGQRYLYFGGTGYYTLQNHPAVLQAAAAALARYGMHPATSRGGFGTTPLYVALEAAAARFFGSEDAAYIASGYLSNLAALQALVGAADFSAVFVDQGSHYSLTDLLPVLGLPVVPFAHRDPEDLRRGLLTHLRTGQRALIVSDGIFPLMGHLAPLPAYLEVASAYDAVVWLDDSHGVGVLGERGRGTCEHYGLASERVLFGGTLSKAFGAYGGIIPGRGPFVRAVRAGHVMTGATSPTSSAAAAALAGMELLEQHPEWRMQLWENARMLKAGLRRLGLPVEDTPVPIAAWALGSARQMDAVQQALMARGICIQRAHYVGAGTAGVLRVVVFSTHTAEQIGRLLEELQRVL; encoded by the coding sequence ATGCCGCGGTACGTGATGGAGAGCGCTCCCGCCGCCGAGACCGTCATCAGCGGACAGCGCTACCTCTATTTCGGGGGGACCGGGTACTACACCCTGCAGAATCACCCCGCCGTGCTGCAGGCGGCGGCCGCGGCTCTGGCCCGCTACGGGATGCACCCGGCGACCAGTCGCGGCGGCTTCGGGACTACGCCGCTGTATGTCGCCCTGGAAGCCGCGGCCGCCAGGTTCTTCGGCAGCGAGGACGCGGCCTACATCGCCTCCGGCTACCTCTCCAACCTGGCGGCGCTGCAGGCGCTGGTGGGAGCGGCTGACTTCAGCGCCGTCTTCGTCGACCAGGGTTCCCACTACAGCTTGACCGACCTCCTCCCCGTCCTGGGGCTGCCCGTTGTGCCCTTCGCCCACCGGGACCCCGAGGACCTGCGCCGGGGGCTGCTCACTCACCTGCGGACGGGGCAGCGGGCCCTGATCGTCAGCGACGGCATCTTCCCCCTCATGGGGCACCTGGCGCCGCTGCCCGCCTACCTTGAGGTGGCCTCCGCCTACGATGCCGTGGTCTGGCTCGATGACTCCCACGGGGTGGGTGTGCTCGGCGAGAGGGGGCGGGGTACCTGCGAGCACTACGGCCTGGCATCCGAGCGGGTGCTGTTCGGCGGCACCCTGAGCAAGGCCTTCGGCGCCTACGGGGGCATCATCCCCGGCAGGGGGCCCTTCGTCCGGGCGGTGCGCGCCGGCCACGTCATGACCGGGGCCACCTCGCCCACCTCTTCTGCGGCGGCTGCGGCCCTGGCGGGGATGGAGCTGCTGGAACAGCATCCGGAGTGGCGCATGCAGCTATGGGAGAACGCGCGGATGCTAAAGGCCGGCCTGCGCCGCCTGGGCCTGCCGGTGGAGGATACGCCGGTACCCATCGCCGCCTGGGCGCTGGGGTCGGCCCGGCAGATGGATGCGGTGCAGCAGGCGCTGATGGCCCGGGGCATCTGCATCCAGCGGGCCCACTACGTGGGCGCAGGCACCGCCGGGGTTCTGCGGGTGGTGGTCTTCTCCACGCACACGGCGGAGCAGATCGGCCGGCTGCTGGAGGAACTGCAGAGGGTGCTGTAG
- a CDS encoding GNAT family N-acetyltransferase, with protein MRARVRRALPRDLPALARLCRAAAGADDYVLAYLDEMVRAGQILAVQAGRRLVAMLGVTTCLDGALWLGQARTHPAFRRRGYARMLVEATIAHAAREGVPALRLWVSARNRASRRLAEAAGFRRVAVFSRLVAGTLPGAGNVTAVLPPEEVYRRWRRSVLCRAGQAYLAYRGHFLPPSATSLQQIAGRGELLVGPRAAFILWAGEPGVTYASVLWGGIEALRVARRAARSDIVAVFLPYDRHLLIRAKQAGYRSGSWGRRAVLYERSV; from the coding sequence GTGCGGGCCCGGGTGCGGCGGGCGTTGCCGCGCGACCTTCCGGCACTGGCCCGCCTCTGCCGCGCCGCCGCCGGTGCGGACGACTATGTCCTGGCCTACCTGGACGAGATGGTGCGCGCCGGTCAGATCCTTGCAGTCCAGGCCGGCCGCCGTCTGGTCGCCATGCTGGGCGTGACCACCTGCCTGGACGGTGCCCTCTGGCTGGGGCAGGCGCGGACCCACCCCGCCTTTCGCCGTCGCGGCTACGCCCGCATGCTGGTGGAGGCGACCATCGCCCATGCGGCGCGGGAAGGGGTTCCGGCGCTGCGTCTGTGGGTGAGCGCGCGCAACCGGGCGAGCCGGAGGCTGGCGGAAGCCGCCGGCTTTCGGCGCGTGGCCGTCTTCTCCCGCCTGGTCGCGGGGACGCTTCCGGGGGCAGGGAATGTGACCGCGGTCCTCCCGCCGGAGGAGGTCTACCGCCGCTGGCGCCGCAGCGTGTTGTGCAGAGCGGGGCAAGCCTACCTGGCGTACCGAGGGCACTTTCTCCCGCCAAGCGCCACTTCACTGCAGCAGATTGCCGGGCGAGGTGAGCTACTGGTGGGACCGAGGGCTGCCTTCATCCTTTGGGCCGGCGAGCCCGGCGTCACCTACGCCTCCGTGCTGTGGGGAGGCATAGAGGCACTGCGCGTGGCCCGGCGCGCCGCCCGCAGCGACATAGTGGCAGTCTTCCTGCCATACGACCGCCACCTACTGATCCGGGCGAAGCAGGCGGGATACCGGTCGGGGTCCTGGGGAAGGCGCGCGGTCCTCTACGAGCGGTCCGTCTGA
- a CDS encoding ABC transporter permease yields MAHFLARRLLLQFLVFAGVLVLTFLISHVVPGDPALLRAGPKASAETIAKIRHDMGLDRPLPIQLAVYVRELLRGDLGTSIRTQRPVITDIAEHFPATFELTTLSLLVVVAVGIPLGVLSAVRKDRLPDHFSRVVAISGVSLPVFWLGLVLIYVFFVRLGWLPGTGRLDMGVDPPPPLTGLYLVDSVAARDWEALRSSVRHLLLPVFLLSYVSLAPVVRMVRSSMLEVLGQDYIRTARAKGLAERLVLYRHALRNALIPTLTVIGLSYGTLLQGAVVTETIFAWPGMAYYAVGSMTYLDYPAVMGITLVSALIYTTVNLVVDLLYGVVDPRIRYD; encoded by the coding sequence ATGGCTCACTTTCTGGCACGCCGCCTCCTCCTGCAGTTCTTGGTCTTCGCCGGCGTGCTGGTCCTGACGTTCCTCATCTCCCACGTGGTCCCCGGGGATCCCGCGCTGCTGCGGGCAGGCCCCAAGGCCAGCGCCGAAACCATCGCCAAGATCCGGCACGACATGGGGCTGGACCGGCCCCTGCCCATCCAGCTGGCCGTGTACGTCCGCGAGCTGCTGCGGGGCGATCTGGGCACTTCCATCCGCACACAGCGCCCGGTGATCACCGACATCGCCGAGCACTTCCCCGCCACCTTTGAGCTGACCACGCTCAGCCTCCTGGTGGTGGTGGCCGTGGGCATTCCCCTGGGCGTGCTCTCGGCGGTACGCAAGGACCGCCTGCCGGACCACTTCAGCCGGGTGGTGGCTATCTCCGGGGTTTCCCTGCCGGTGTTCTGGCTGGGCCTTGTGCTCATCTACGTCTTCTTCGTCCGCCTGGGCTGGCTGCCGGGCACGGGGAGGCTGGACATGGGGGTAGACCCCCCGCCTCCCCTCACCGGTCTCTACCTGGTGGACTCCGTCGCGGCGCGGGACTGGGAGGCGCTGCGCAGCAGCGTGCGCCACCTGCTGCTGCCGGTGTTCCTCCTCTCCTATGTCTCTCTGGCCCCTGTGGTGCGGATGGTGCGCTCCAGCATGCTGGAGGTCCTGGGCCAGGACTACATCCGCACCGCCCGGGCCAAGGGCCTGGCCGAGCGGCTTGTCCTTTACCGGCACGCCCTGCGCAACGCCCTCATCCCCACCCTGACGGTAATCGGGCTTTCCTACGGCACGCTCCTGCAGGGCGCCGTGGTCACCGAGACCATCTTCGCCTGGCCGGGCATGGCCTACTACGCGGTGGGCTCCATGACCTACCTGGACTACCCCGCGGTCATGGGCATTACGCTGGTCAGCGCCCTGATCTACACCACCGTCAACCTGGTCGTCGACCTACTCTACGGCGTGGTTGATCCGCGGATTCGGTATGACTGA
- a CDS encoding ABC transporter permease produces the protein MTEVARPGSARSAFDLRLRGGLVGRWLLRRPLTLVGAGIVLLVSGTGLWAPLLAPYDPLAISIAERLQPLSLAHPLGTDHLGRDLLSRIIHGARVSMGVGVSIAALGALIGTVLGLLAGFLGGKVDEAIMRVCDMFLAFPALILAMALAASLGPSLGNTMLALVIIWWPWYARIMRGQVLALRESEYVMAARALGAGTGRLMFRHLLPNAIPPIIVQATLDVGNAILIASSLSFLGFGAQPPVPEWGAITSEGRTFLRDYWWYPTFPGLAIMVTVMGFNLMGDGLRDLLDPRLRRQVGG, from the coding sequence ATGACTGAGGTCGCCCGCCCCGGGTCCGCCCGCTCCGCCTTCGACCTCAGGTTGCGGGGAGGGCTGGTGGGACGCTGGCTGCTCCGCCGCCCCCTCACCCTGGTGGGTGCCGGGATCGTGTTGCTGGTGAGCGGCACGGGGCTTTGGGCGCCGCTGCTGGCCCCCTATGACCCGCTGGCCATCAGCATCGCCGAGCGGCTGCAGCCCCTGAGCCTGGCGCATCCTCTGGGCACGGACCACCTGGGGCGAGACCTCCTCAGCCGCATCATTCATGGGGCCAGGGTCTCCATGGGGGTAGGGGTGAGCATCGCCGCCCTGGGGGCGTTAATCGGGACGGTGCTCGGCCTGCTGGCCGGCTTCCTGGGCGGAAAGGTCGACGAGGCCATCATGCGGGTCTGCGACATGTTCCTGGCCTTTCCCGCGCTCATCCTGGCCATGGCCCTGGCGGCGTCGCTGGGCCCCAGCCTGGGTAACACCATGCTGGCCTTGGTGATCATCTGGTGGCCCTGGTACGCCCGGATCATGCGGGGCCAGGTGCTGGCCCTGCGGGAGTCGGAGTACGTCATGGCGGCCAGGGCGCTGGGGGCGGGCACGGGGCGCCTCATGTTCCGGCACCTCCTGCCCAACGCCATTCCGCCCATCATCGTCCAGGCCACGCTGGACGTGGGCAACGCCATCCTCATTGCCTCCTCGCTGAGCTTCCTGGGGTTTGGCGCGCAGCCACCGGTCCCTGAGTGGGGAGCGATCACCAGCGAGGGGCGGACGTTCTTGCGCGACTACTGGTGGTACCCTACCTTTCCGGGACTGGCCATCATGGTTACCGTAATGGGCTTCAACCTGATGGGAGACGGGCTGCGCGACCTGCTGGACCCTCGGCTGCGGCGACAGGTCGGTGGATAG
- a CDS encoding CsgG/HfaB family protein: MSRQMRWWVLGILLVLVPALLAAPGRGQTTRKGVMVVDFEDLARGWSYTREVVTARVISRLREDAALRVVPREQVQDALRQARVETAGFLDVEAAQKVARTLEADYVVMGQVAAFDQQYTGGCLPIVGCAYTVTASVTLRGKVLDVAAGVFVTEPRSEARKTQSSVSVWVGPWWTHVTVSNFDGQLIGKATQEAVEDFTAKIKPYLR, translated from the coding sequence ATGAGCAGACAGATGCGGTGGTGGGTGCTGGGGATCCTGCTGGTGCTGGTGCCTGCCCTGTTGGCTGCTCCAGGCCGGGGGCAGACGACGCGCAAAGGGGTCATGGTGGTGGATTTCGAGGACCTGGCGCGGGGCTGGTCGTATACCCGGGAGGTGGTCACCGCCCGGGTGATCTCCAGGCTGCGCGAGGACGCCGCGCTGCGGGTGGTGCCTCGGGAGCAGGTGCAGGACGCTCTGCGCCAGGCCCGCGTGGAAACGGCGGGGTTCCTGGATGTGGAGGCCGCGCAGAAGGTGGCTCGCACCCTGGAAGCCGACTACGTGGTTATGGGGCAGGTGGCCGCGTTCGACCAGCAGTACACTGGAGGGTGTCTTCCCATCGTCGGGTGTGCCTACACGGTGACCGCGAGCGTGACCCTGCGGGGGAAGGTCCTGGACGTGGCCGCTGGCGTCTTCGTCACCGAACCGCGCAGCGAGGCCCGCAAGACGCAGTCGTCGGTCTCGGTCTGGGTGGGTCCCTGGTGGACGCACGTCACCGTGAGCAACTTTGACGGCCAGCTCATCGGCAAGGCCACTCAGGAAGCGGTGGAGGACTTCACCGCAAAGATCAAGCCCTATCTGAGGTGA
- a CDS encoding DUF362 domain-containing protein — MRLGRRGFLRAAVTTVGGMAALRLWPFRFSSQPGAVPVMGAPLRARVALVATQKHREGVLRALRLLDPLRLHGRSVVLKPNLNSSHPFPGSTHVETLRTLIEVCRDAGAREITVADRSGMGETEQVMEEKGLKAMGREMGVRLVALDSLPSSAWRSRFGPGWHWVRGVLFPTLLEQADAIVQTCCLKTHRFGGQFTLSLKNTVGMVARTGPDGYDYMRELHSSPLQRVLIAELNTLYTPALVVLDGIEAFVDGGPESGRLARPGVVLAGTDRVAIDAVGVALLRLHGATGPVARGAIFQQEQIRRAVELGLGVASPAAIDLVTDSAEGQAVIEAVRGELAR, encoded by the coding sequence ATGCGTCTGGGCCGCCGCGGGTTCCTGCGCGCCGCCGTCACCACGGTGGGAGGGATGGCAGCGCTGCGGCTGTGGCCCTTTCGCTTTTCCTCCCAGCCCGGAGCGGTGCCTGTGATGGGAGCACCGCTCCGGGCGCGGGTGGCCCTGGTGGCCACCCAGAAGCACCGCGAGGGGGTGCTGAGGGCGCTGCGCCTTTTGGACCCCCTCCGGCTGCATGGGCGCTCCGTGGTGCTCAAGCCCAACCTCAACAGCAGCCACCCCTTCCCCGGATCCACACATGTGGAGACCCTGCGCACGCTGATCGAGGTCTGCCGCGATGCCGGAGCACGGGAGATCACAGTCGCCGACCGCAGCGGCATGGGGGAGACGGAGCAGGTCATGGAGGAGAAGGGGCTGAAGGCCATGGGCCGTGAGATGGGGGTGCGCCTGGTCGCCCTGGACAGCCTGCCCTCGTCCGCCTGGCGGTCGCGCTTTGGGCCAGGATGGCACTGGGTGCGCGGTGTCCTCTTCCCCACCCTGCTGGAGCAGGCCGACGCCATCGTCCAGACCTGCTGCCTGAAGACACACCGCTTCGGCGGGCAGTTCACCCTCTCCCTGAAGAACACGGTGGGCATGGTGGCCCGCACCGGCCCGGATGGTTACGACTACATGCGGGAGCTGCACTCCTCGCCGCTGCAGCGGGTGCTCATCGCGGAGCTGAACACCCTCTACACCCCGGCGCTGGTGGTCCTGGACGGGATCGAGGCCTTCGTGGACGGTGGCCCGGAGTCGGGCAGGCTCGCGCGTCCCGGCGTGGTCCTCGCCGGGACCGACCGGGTGGCCATTGACGCGGTGGGCGTCGCCCTCCTGCGGCTGCACGGGGCCACCGGCCCGGTGGCGCGCGGCGCTATCTTTCAGCAGGAGCAGATCCGCCGGGCAGTGGAGCTCGGCCTGGGCGTTGCCTCTCCAGCGGCCATTGACCTGGTCACGGACAGCGCCGAGGGGCAGGCGGTGATCGAGGCGGTGCGCGGTGAGCTGGCGCGGTAG